The Treponema succinifaciens DSM 2489 region ATATTCTGAATGATAGTTTACAACATATAATATAGATAAATGTTTCATTTAAACATATAAAAATGTATATTGGAAACAGATTTATAATTTTTAGGTCGTATTTGACACTAAAAATGAAATTTTTGCCTAGTGTACACTAGGCAAAGATTAATTTGGAGGAAAATATAATGAGAGTACTTAATGGATTTGAGGTTGAACAAAATCCGACAAAATCTTGCTATAAAATTTCGGGAAAAGATGTCCCATCTGATTTTGAAATAAGAATTCGATTTGAAAACGGCAAATACAAAGCAGAAGCTAATTATAGTAAAAAGCCAAGTTCAACAGCTACAAGTACATGGCAACCTCGGAGTTTATCATTTGACAGCGAAGAAAAAGCACTTGAAAATATCTTGAATTATTTTGCCTCAAACAATGAACCTTTTGTAAAAGATTAAGGAGGTAAAATGAAAAAGGTTTTATTTTCGCTCTTGAGTTTTTTTGTTGCAGTTTCTTTCATAAGTTGTAAAGAATACACTATCGCTGGTACATATTCAGAAGAATCTCCTTCTCCAGAATATGAAAGCAGGATTAAAATCCGAATAAATTCCGACAACTCAATAGAGTCATTTTTTGATGGTGAATGGCATGATGTCGGAATTGCGAAATTCAATAAGAAAAACAGGAATTTTATAGTTTCTGATGGTAGCAAATATTTTGAGTTCGGATTTTTATCAGATGATGGAAGAGTTTTATTTGTGGGCGTAGGAATTGCTTTCGCAAAGGAAAACGAAAGCATACAGAATATATGGGGTTCTGCATATTCCAGCGACGATATAGACAAAAGAATGCAAGTCCTGAAATTGTGGCGTATGCAGATAAGGCAACGAAACGAATCAGAACAAAAATGAAGCATCTTGAAGAACGTGGAAAAAATTACAACGTTTCTTCCGCAGCTGGAGCAAGAGAACTTGCATGTTTTGTCTGGGGAATGATGAACGGAAAAATAGCTTAGTTCATTATTCATATTTTAAGTTTTGAAATAAAGAAAAGGTGGTGGAAACGAGGCAGATTTGAGTTATCTTCGTTCCTCCTATGGGCTAAACAGTAAGAAATTACTGCGAACTCCCGCTTAATAGACAGAAAGAACTTTTGGCGGATCATTGACCTGTCGGTAATGGTGGAAACAAAGTTTCAACCTAAATCCACGAATATCAGGATGGTCTAGTGCCGAAAATCTTGATTTCTAAAGCCTTTTCTTTTTTATATTTTATTGTTTTGTCATTGACAAATGGCACAACATATCAGGAGAAGAGCAGCTTAAAAGGGCTTTAACGGAAGGATTGTAAAAAAAAACTGTCCGAATAAAATCCGGACAGTCCTTAAAATCGAATAAAATAAATTACTGCTTTCATTGCGGTCATACGGCGCGGACGGAAAATTCTTTTAAAACTTTCATTTATTTGTCCGTGCCTGCCAGTTTTATAATAAAATCACACAACCGCTAGTTTCAGTTTTACTGAAACTAGACACAGTAATTTAATCTATGATTAAATTACTGCTTTTATTACGGTCATACGGCACGGACGGAAAATTCTTTTAAAACTTTCATTTATTTGCCCGTGCCTGCCTGTTTTATAATAAAATCACACAACCGCTAGTTTCAGTTTTACTGAAACTAGACACAGTAATTTAATCTATGATTAAATTACTGCTTTCATTGCGGTCATACGGCACGGACGGAAAATTCTTTTGAAACTTTCATTTATTTGTCCGTGCCTGCCTGTTTTGTAATAAATTACAAAACAGGTTTCATTGCTGTCATATATTCACGCAGTTTGCGGCCTACAACTTCAATCGGGTGGTTGCGGATTTCGGCGTTTACTTCTACGAGCTGTGTGTTGTTTACGCTTGTATCCTTGAGCTCAAGGCCTTTTCCGATAACGTCTGTGTGGAGTTTCGGCATAAGCTCTTTTGCCATCATCGGCGCTGCAACGCGGCTGAAAAGGTAGCATCCGTATTCTGCTGTGTCGGAAATTACGCGGTTCATTTCGTAGAGGCGTTTGCGGTCAATCAGGTTTGCGATGAGCGGAACTTCGTGCAATGATTCGTAGTAAGCGCTTTCCGGTTTGATTCCCGCGTCAACCATTGTCTCGAATGCAAGCTCACATCCGGCTTTTACCATTGCTACAAGCAGAATTCCCTTGTCGAAATATTCCTGTTCTGTGATTTCTTCTTTTGATTCTGGAGTTGACTCAAACGGAAGTTTTCCAGTCTCTTCGCGCCATGTGAGCAAGTCGTGGTCTTTGTTTGCCCAGTCCTGCATCATTGTGCTAGAGAATTTTCCGCTGATGATGTCGTCCATGTGTTTCTGGTAGAGCGGTGTCAAAAGTTTTTTGATTTCCTTTGAAAGCTCGTTAGCGCGGATTTTTGCAGGGTTAGAAAGACGGTCCATCATGTTTGTGATTCCGCCCCATTTGAGAGCCTCAGAAATTACGTTCCAGCCGTGCATCAAAAGTTTTGTGGCATATTCAGGAGCGATTCCCTCGCTTACCATCTTGTCAAAGCAGACGATTGTTCCGGCCTGAAGCATTCCGCACAAAATTGTCTGTTCGCCC contains the following coding sequences:
- the ilvC gene encoding ketol-acid reductoisomerase, translated to MGNNYFNSIPWREARLQLGHCRSMAKEEFADGVNALKGKKIVIVGCGAQGLNQGLCLRDSGLDVSYALRESAIAEKRQSWKNATENGFKVGTYDELIPTADLVGNLTPDKQHTAVITEVMKRMKKGSALWYSHGFNMIEEGMQIRPDITVVMCAPKGPGTEVWHEFQRGFGVPDLIAVHPVNDPEKKGWAYAKALAVGMGGSKAGVLESSFVAEVKSDLMGEQTILCGMLQAGTIVCFDKMVSEGIAPEYATKLLMHGWNVISEALKWGGITNMMDRLSNPAKIRANELSKEIKKLLTPLYQKHMDDIISGKFSSTMMQDWANKDHDLLTWREETGKLPFESTPESKEEITEQEYFDKGILLVAMVKAGCELAFETMVDAGIKPESAYYESLHEVPLIANLIDRKRLYEMNRVISDTAEYGCYLFSRVAAPMMAKELMPKLHTDVIGKGLELKDTSVNNTQLVEVNAEIRNHPIEVVGRKLREYMTAMKPVL